Part of the Sinomonas atrocyanea genome is shown below.
GCCGAGAGCATCGCCGCCCTCCAGCGCCTCCAGGACGAGGGCAAGATCCTCGCGTGGGGCGTGAGCAACCTCGACCCGGACGACCTCGACGAGCTCGCCGGACTCCCCGGCGCCGGCGGCCCGAAGGGGGTCCAGACCGACCAGGTGCTGTACAACCTCGGCCGGCGCGGCATCGAGGCCGACCTGCTGCCACGCCTGCGCGGGCAGGGCGTGCCGGTCATGGCCTACTCCCCCATGGAGCAGGCCCGCCTGCTCGGCCACCCGGCGCTCGCTGCCGTCGCGGCCCGCCACGGCGTGGACGAGGCTGCCGTCGCGCTGGCCTGGGTGCTGCGCGGCCCGGGGGTCATCGCGATCCCCAAGGCGGGCACAGCCGAGCATGTCCTCGCGAACCGGGCGGCCCTCGAGGTGCGGCTCGACGATGCGGACCTCGCCGCGCTCGACGCCGCGTTCCCGCCGCCGCGCGGGCCCGTCCCGCTCGAGATGCTCTAGGCCGCCGGCGCCGGCAGTGCCGCCGGGCTCAGGCAGTGCCGCCGGGCACAGGCAGTGCCGGGCTCGTGCGGTGCCGGGCTCAGACGGTGTAGTGCACGCCCGCGACGGCGACGGCGATGGGGCCGCCGTAGGCCTCCTGGGCCTCGGCGACGGAGCGGTTCGCGTCGTTCCACACCGGAAGGTGGGTCAGCAGCAGGCGCTTTGCGTCGGCGTCGTGCGCGGCCTGCCCGGCCCGCAGGCCGGTGAGGTGGACGCCGTCGATCGCGTCGTCGCGGCCCTCGTGGTAGGCGGCCTCGCAGAGGAAGAGGTCGCATTCCCGCGCCGCCTCGACGAGCCCGGCGCACGAGTCGGTGTCCCCCGAGTAGGTCAGGACGCGCCGCATGACGCCGCCCGCGCCGTCGGGCTCGGTGCACTCGACACGCAGCGCGTAGGCCTCGGCGATCGGGTGCCGGGCGCGGTAGGCGGTGAACCGGAACGGGCCGAGCTCGACCGGCTCCTCGGCCGCCCACTCGTGGAACTCGAAGTCCTCGCCGAGGTCCGTCGGGGGCTCCATGTCGAGGGCGATGGTGATGCGCTTCTTCGTCGCGGCGGGCCCCCACACCGGGATCCGCCCGGCGGTCCAGCCGTTCGGGTCCCAGTGCACCGCGATGTGCAGGCCGGTGAGGTCCATGCAGTGGTCGGGGTGGAGGTGGCTGAGGAGGACGCCGTCGATGTCGCTGAGGTCCACGTAGCGCTGGAGCACGCCGAGCGCGCCCGAGCCGAGGTCGAGCAGGATCCGCCAGTCCCGCTCGCCGTCGTTGGCCGTGACGAGGTAGCACGAGGCGGGCGAACTCGGGCCGGGGAACGAGCCCGAGCAGCCGACGATGGTGAGCTTCACGGTGCCATCCTGCCCGCGTCGCGCAGGGCGAAGTGGGAGATCCGGGCCGACCCGCCGCGCGCCCGCGCCTCCTCGAGCATCTCCGGGGTGATCGTGGCCAGGCTCGCCGTGGGATAGCGGGCGGCGACGTGGTCGGCGTGCTCCACGCCCTGGACCTCGGGGCCCAGGAACCGGCGCGCGAGCGTCTCGAACTGGGCAGGGTCTCCGGTGGCGATGAACCGGTGCACGGGCGCGGTGGTGCCCGAGCGGACGAGGTTGTGCCGCATGAGCGCCCGGTAGACGTCCTTGGCGGTCTCCTCCGCGCTCGAGACGAGCGTGACGCCCTCCCCCATCACGTAGGAGATCACGCCGGTCAGGAGCGGGTAGTGGGTGCAGCCGAGCACGAGCGTGTCGACCCCGGCGGCCTTGAGCGGCGCGAGGTAGCCCTCGGCGGCCTCGAGGAGCTCCGGGCCGGTGGTGACGCCCGCCTCGACGAACGGGACAAAGTCCGGGCACGCCGCGGAGGTGATCGCCAGGTCCGGGGCGGCGGCGAACGTATCCTCGTAGGCGCGGGAGCCCACGGTGGCACTCGTGCCGATCACGCCGACCCGGCCGTTCCGGGTGGCCGTGACGGCGGCCCGGACCGCGGGCTGGATCACCTCGATGACGGGGATCCCGTAGCGGGCGGTGTAGCGCTCCCGTGCGTCCCGCAGCACCGCGGCGGTGGCCGAGTTGCAGGCGATGGTCAGCGCCTTGACGCCCGAGTCGACGAGCTCGTCCATGACCCCGAGCGCGAAGGCCCGGACCTCCGCGATCGGCAGCGGGCCGTAGGGGCCGTGGGCGGTGTCGCCCACGTAGACGATCGATTCCTGGGGCAGCTGGTCGATGACGGCGCGGGCCACGGTCAGGCCGCCCACGCCGGAGTCGAAGATGCCGATGGGGCGCTCCGAGCGCGGCAGGTCGCCCGTGGAGCCGAGCTCGGCCAGGGCGGCCGGGGCGGTCGGCTCACTCATGGCCGCTCCCCTGGGAGCGCACCCGGCGGGCGTCGAGCATCGCCTCGATGAGCGTCGTCTGGAGCCACGTCACGAAGTTGTACACGAGAGCAAGGTACGCCTCCACGTCCTCCGCGGCGGACCAGTCGGTGATCGCGTGGACCTTCTCGGCGTCCTCCTCGCTGCGGATCCCGAGGCGGGAGGCGAGGACGAGGCGGACGTCGTTGAGCGCCGTCGACCAGTGCTGGGCGGCGGCGTCGTCGAGCACGAGGTGGCGGGACTCGAGGGAGAGGGCGGCGGCGCGGAGGGCGCCGGCCTTGCCCTCGCGCAGGGACCGCTCGGTCAGGCGCCGGAAGTCGAGCGCGGCCTCGGGGTCGTCCTTGAAGGCGTTGGGCAGCAGCCGGGCGAGCGCGGGGTCCTCCGGCTCCTTCGCGTGCGGGGACAGCCCCACGAGGGCCTCGAGGGGATCCTGGTCGCCGGTCCCGGGATCGAGCATGCCGATGACGTCGTTGAAGAGCCCCCGCAGGAGCTCCCGCTCCGGCTCCTCGAGCCTGCCGGTGATGCCCCGGCGGCCATAGGTGAAGGGCTCAGCCATGCTCGCCGGACCTCTCGACCGTGGCCCAGAGGCCGTAGGTGTGCATCGCGACGGCATGCTGCTCGACCGTCTCCTTCGATCCGTGGCTCACGATCGAGCGCCCCTCGGTATGGACCTGCATCATGAGGGCATCGGCCTTGGCCTCCGAGTAGCCGAAGTAGGACTGGAACACGTAGCTGACGTAGCTCATGAGGTTGACCGGATCATTCCAGACCACGAGGTTCCACGGGGTCAGCCGTGCGGCATCCTCCCGCGCCTCGATCTGCCCGGCGACCTCCTGGGAGGGCTCGGTGGCGACGCTGATGCTCATGCGCTCCATTCTAGGCAGGCCCTCGGACGCCCCGGCCGCCGCCGGCGCCCGGCCGGGCGTGGGGGCCGCCATATAGAGTGGCACCGTGACTGACCCGAGTCCCTGGGCCCCGCCCCGCACCTCCCTGTTCACGGACCACTACGAGCTCACGATGCTCCAGGCCTCCCTCCACTCCGGCGCCGCCCACCGGCGCTGCGTCTTCGAGGCCTTCGCCCGCCGCCTTCCGGACGGGAGGCGCTACGGCGTGGTCGGGGGAACCGGGCGCCTGCTCGAGGGCATCATGGCGTTCCGCTTCACCGACGAGGAGCTCGGCTTCCTCGAGCGCGCCAAGGTGGTGAACGCCGAGACGCTCGACTACCTCGCCGGCTACCGGTTCTCGGGCGACGTCTACGGCTACGCCGAGGGCGAGGCCTACTTCCCCAACTCCCCGGTCCTCATCGTCGAGTCGACGTTCGCCGAGGCCTGCATCCTGGAGACGTACGTGCTCTCGGTGCTCAACCACGACTCCGCGATCGCCTCCGCGGCCTCGCGGATGACGACGGCGGCCGGCGGCCGCCCCTGCATCGAGATGGGCTCGCGGCGCACGCACGAGGAATCCGCCGTGGCCGCGGCCCGGGCCGCCGTGATCGCCGGGTTCGCGAGCACGTCCAACCTCGAGGCAGGGCTGCGCTACGGCATCCCGACCGTGGGCACCGCCGCCCACTCGTTCACCCTGCTGCACGACTCGGAGCGGGACGCGTTCGAGGCCCAGATCGCCTCGATGGGCCCGGGCACCTCGCTGCTCGTGGACACCTACGACGTCGAGCGGGCCGTGCGCACGGCGGTCGAGATCGCCGGCGAGAAGCTCGGCGCCGTCCGCCTCGACTCGGGGGACCTGATCGAGCAGGCGCACTGGGTGCGCCGCCTCCTCGACGAGCTGGGCAACGTCGACACCAGGATCATGGTCACGTCCGACCTGGACGAGTACGCGATCGCCGCGCTCCAGTCCGCGCCCGTCGACGCCTA
Proteins encoded:
- a CDS encoding aldo/keto reductase, which codes for MVTEVPTVALPNGTEVPVLGQGTWYLGDTPSARAEEVRALRTGIDAGLTLIDTAEMYGDGRSEDLVGEAIAGRRDEVFLVSKVLPWNATARGTAAALEGSLRRLGTDRLDLYLYHWRGSTPLAESIAALQRLQDEGKILAWGVSNLDPDDLDELAGLPGAGGPKGVQTDQVLYNLGRRGIEADLLPRLRGQGVPVMAYSPMEQARLLGHPALAAVAARHGVDEAAVALAWVLRGPGVIAIPKAGTAEHVLANRAALEVRLDDADLAALDAAFPPPRGPVPLEML
- a CDS encoding MBL fold metallo-hydrolase, with product MKLTIVGCSGSFPGPSSPASCYLVTANDGERDWRILLDLGSGALGVLQRYVDLSDIDGVLLSHLHPDHCMDLTGLHIAVHWDPNGWTAGRIPVWGPAATKKRITIALDMEPPTDLGEDFEFHEWAAEEPVELGPFRFTAYRARHPIAEAYALRVECTEPDGAGGVMRRVLTYSGDTDSCAGLVEAARECDLFLCEAAYHEGRDDAIDGVHLTGLRAGQAAHDADAKRLLLTHLPVWNDANRSVAEAQEAYGGPIAVAVAGVHYTV
- the murI gene encoding glutamate racemase — translated: MSEPTAPAALAELGSTGDLPRSERPIGIFDSGVGGLTVARAVIDQLPQESIVYVGDTAHGPYGPLPIAEVRAFALGVMDELVDSGVKALTIACNSATAAVLRDARERYTARYGIPVIEVIQPAVRAAVTATRNGRVGVIGTSATVGSRAYEDTFAAAPDLAITSAACPDFVPFVEAGVTTGPELLEAAEGYLAPLKAAGVDTLVLGCTHYPLLTGVISYVMGEGVTLVSSAEETAKDVYRALMRHNLVRSGTTAPVHRFIATGDPAQFETLARRFLGPEVQGVEHADHVAARYPTASLATITPEMLEEARARGGSARISHFALRDAGRMAP
- a CDS encoding DUF2017 domain-containing protein; amino-acid sequence: MAEPFTYGRRGITGRLEEPERELLRGLFNDVIGMLDPGTGDQDPLEALVGLSPHAKEPEDPALARLLPNAFKDDPEAALDFRRLTERSLREGKAGALRAAALSLESRHLVLDDAAAQHWSTALNDVRLVLASRLGIRSEEDAEKVHAITDWSAAEDVEAYLALVYNFVTWLQTTLIEAMLDARRVRSQGSGHE
- the clpS gene encoding ATP-dependent Clp protease adapter ClpS, producing MSISVATEPSQEVAGQIEAREDAARLTPWNLVVWNDPVNLMSYVSYVFQSYFGYSEAKADALMMQVHTEGRSIVSHGSKETVEQHAVAMHTYGLWATVERSGEHG
- a CDS encoding nicotinate phosphoribosyltransferase, coding for MFTDHYELTMLQASLHSGAAHRRCVFEAFARRLPDGRRYGVVGGTGRLLEGIMAFRFTDEELGFLERAKVVNAETLDYLAGYRFSGDVYGYAEGEAYFPNSPVLIVESTFAEACILETYVLSVLNHDSAIASAASRMTTAAGGRPCIEMGSRRTHEESAVAAARAAVIAGFASTSNLEAGLRYGIPTVGTAAHSFTLLHDSERDAFEAQIASMGPGTSLLVDTYDVERAVRTAVEIAGEKLGAVRLDSGDLIEQAHWVRRLLDELGNVDTRIMVTSDLDEYAIAALQSAPVDAYGVGTSLVTGSGAPTASMVYKLVSHVDDAGHEVSVAKSSKNKATVGGRKYALRRLDERGRATQEIIGVGRRPHDDGNDRPLLEHFIVGGELKPGWTGHEGVSRARERHAASLAELPSSVQRMHRGEAAIPTVYEESRPV